The Streptomyces sp. Alt3 genome has a segment encoding these proteins:
- a CDS encoding RidA family protein — translation MTDSVRRVSSGAPWEEKFGYSRAVELPTGLVLVSGCTSVVDGQILAGSPYEQAAASFQVAFDALKQVGLGREDVVRTRMYITHARDVDEVGRAHKELFDDVRPAASMIIVSGFVDPSLVVEVEVEAYRAGER, via the coding sequence ATGACGGACTCCGTACGCCGCGTGTCCTCGGGCGCCCCCTGGGAGGAGAAGTTCGGCTACTCCCGCGCGGTGGAACTCCCCACCGGGCTCGTCCTGGTCTCCGGCTGCACATCGGTGGTCGACGGCCAGATCCTGGCGGGCAGCCCGTACGAGCAGGCCGCCGCCTCCTTCCAGGTCGCCTTCGACGCCCTGAAGCAGGTCGGACTCGGCCGTGAGGACGTCGTCCGCACCCGGATGTACATCACGCACGCCCGGGACGTCGACGAGGTGGGCCGCGCCCACAAGGAGCTGTTCGACGACGTCCGCCCCGCCGCCTCCATGATCATCGTGTCCGGCTTCGTCGACCCCTCCCTGGTCGTCGAGGTCGAGGTCGAGGCCTACCGGGCAGGTGAGCGATGA
- the hisF gene encoding imidazole glycerol phosphate synthase subunit HisF — MTLAVRVIPCLDVDKGRVVKGVNFQNLRDAGDPVEMAKLYDAEGADELTFLDITASSGDRETTYDVVRRTAEQVFIPLTVGGGVRTPDDVDKLLRAGADKVGVNTAAIARPELIREIAERFGRQVLVLSVDARRTPEGTFEVTTHGGRRGTGIDAVEWAHRAADLGAGEILLNSMDADGTKDGYDTEMIKAVRAHVTVPVIASGGAGRLADFAPAIDAGADAVLAASVFHFGDLRISEVKGALRETGHPVR, encoded by the coding sequence ATGACTCTCGCCGTACGGGTCATCCCGTGCCTGGACGTCGACAAGGGCCGCGTCGTCAAGGGGGTCAACTTCCAGAACCTGCGCGACGCGGGCGACCCCGTCGAGATGGCGAAGCTCTACGACGCCGAGGGCGCCGACGAGTTGACGTTCCTCGACATCACCGCCTCCAGCGGTGACCGCGAGACGACGTACGACGTCGTGCGCCGCACCGCCGAGCAGGTCTTCATCCCGCTCACCGTCGGCGGCGGGGTCCGCACCCCCGACGACGTCGACAAGCTGCTGCGCGCCGGGGCCGACAAGGTGGGGGTCAACACCGCCGCCATCGCCCGCCCCGAGCTCATCCGCGAGATCGCCGAACGCTTCGGGCGCCAGGTGCTCGTCCTGTCCGTCGACGCCAGGCGCACCCCCGAGGGCACCTTCGAGGTGACGACCCACGGAGGACGCAGGGGCACCGGCATCGACGCCGTCGAGTGGGCACACCGCGCCGCCGACCTCGGCGCGGGCGAGATCCTGCTCAACTCGATGGACGCCGACGGCACGAAGGACGGCTACGACACCGAGATGATCAAGGCGGTTCGGGCCCACGTCACCGTCCCCGTCATCGCCTCCGGTGGCGCCGGCCGCCTCGCGGACTTCGCGCCGGCCATCGACGCGGGCGCCGACGCGGTCCTCGCCGCGTCCGTCTTCCACTTCGGTGACCTGCGGATCTCCGAGGTCAAGGGCGCTCTGCGCGAGACCGGACACCCCGTTCGCTGA
- the bdeA gene encoding bis(hydroxyethyl) terephthalate hydrolase, producing the protein MQQHLPSGDISPRSHRMSKSRSRTVKLGIAAAAATAGLVTALMPGAQAADNPYERGPAPSNSSIEASRGSYATSQTTVSSLSVSGFGGGTIYYPTSTSDGTFGAVVISPGFTAYQSSIAWLGPRLASQGFVVFTIDTNTTADQPASRGDQLLAALDYLTGTSSVRSRVDASRLGVMGHSMGGGGTLEAAKDRPSLQAAIPLTGWNTDKTWPEVQTPTLVIGADGDTVAPVATHSEPFYNSLPSSLDKAYLELRGATHFTPNSSNTTIAKYSISWLKRFIDNDTRYEQFLCPLPSTSLTIAEYKGNCPHTS; encoded by the coding sequence GTGCAGCAGCACCTCCCCTCCGGCGACATCTCCCCACGCAGCCACCGGATGTCGAAGAGCCGCTCCCGTACCGTCAAGCTGGGCATCGCGGCCGCGGCCGCCACCGCCGGTCTGGTCACCGCGTTGATGCCGGGCGCCCAGGCCGCCGACAATCCGTACGAGCGCGGACCCGCGCCGAGCAATTCGAGCATCGAGGCGAGCCGCGGCTCGTACGCCACGTCCCAGACGACCGTGTCCTCGCTGAGCGTCAGCGGTTTCGGCGGGGGCACCATCTACTACCCGACGTCCACGTCCGACGGGACGTTCGGGGCAGTCGTGATCTCGCCCGGCTTCACCGCCTACCAGTCGAGCATCGCCTGGCTGGGGCCACGTCTGGCCTCGCAGGGCTTCGTGGTCTTCACGATCGACACCAACACGACCGCGGACCAGCCGGCCAGCCGTGGTGACCAGCTGCTCGCGGCGCTGGACTACCTGACCGGTACGAGTTCGGTGCGGAGCCGGGTCGACGCCTCCCGCCTCGGTGTGATGGGCCACTCGATGGGTGGCGGTGGCACGCTGGAGGCGGCGAAGGACCGTCCGTCGTTGCAGGCGGCGATCCCGCTGACGGGCTGGAACACGGACAAGACGTGGCCGGAGGTGCAGACGCCGACGCTGGTCATAGGTGCGGACGGTGACACGGTCGCCCCGGTGGCGACGCACTCGGAGCCGTTCTACAACTCGCTGCCGAGTTCGCTGGACAAGGCGTATCTGGAACTGCGGGGGGCGACGCACTTCACGCCGAACTCGTCGAACACGACGATCGCGAAGTACAGCATCTCGTGGCTGAAGCGGTTCATCGACAACGACACCCGCTACGAACAGTTCCTCTGCCCGCTGCCGTCGACGAGCCTCACGATCGCCGAGTACAAGGGCAACTGCCCGCACACCTCCTGA